The genome window GCAAAAAACTTCTAATTCTATTGCGTTTTTAAGTGTTTTTCCAAAATGTATTTTTAGATGCATATGAAAACATCCACAATTTATAATTTCAACGCAGGTCCAGCAATGCTTCCTGTAGCGGTCATACAAAAGGCTCAAGAAGAGTTCTTAGATTATCAAGGAACTGGAATGTCCATTATGGAAATGAGTCACCGTGGTTCCGTTTTCCAAAACGTACTTGATACAGCTGAATCTGACCTCCGCGAATTGATTGGAATTCCGAAAGATTACTCAGTGGTTTTCTGTCCAGGTGGTGCAACTCTTCAGTTCAGTGCAGTTGCTTTAAATTTATTGAATGCAGAAGAAACCGCAAGTTATTCCTTGACTGGTGTTTGGTCGGTTAAAGCTTTTAAGGAAGCCAAAAAATTTGCAAATTTGGTCACGAATATTTTTGATGGTGAGAAAACCAGCTTCCGAACAATTCCTGACATAAAGGAATCGGATCTTCACCCCGCCTCCCGATTCTTATATCTTACATCTAACAATACGATCTACGGAACTCGCTACGCAAAATTCCCAGATGTATCGATCCCGATTGTTGCCGATATGACAAGTGAGTTGCTTAGCCGCCAAATTGATATCAATCGTTTTGGTGTTATTTTTGCTGGTGCTCAGAAAAACATCGGACCATCTGGATTAACCGTTCTTATCGTACGCAATGATTTGCTACGAGAAATGAGGCATCCTATTCCAGTCTTACTTGATTGGAAAATTCTCGCAAAGAACCAATCTTTGTACAATACTCCGCCGACCTATTCTATATACATTGCGGGATTGGTTTTCTCCTGGTTAAAAGAACTCGGAGGGATCGCAGCGATTGAAAAAATCAATGAAGAAAAAGCGAACAAATTGTACACTTATTTGGATAGCTCTGGCTTCTACGAGGTTCCGATCACCCAACCTTATCGATCTACTATGAATGTTGTTTTTCATTTAAAGAACAAAGATCTGGAAAAAAACTTTGTAGAAGAATCAGAAAATTTTGGTTTATTTGGATTGCAAGGTCATAGGGATGCAGGCGGAATGAGAGCATCCATCTACAATGCCATGCCTATTGAAGGCGTGGATCAATTGATTGAATTTCTAAAGGGATTTGAAAAAAAATGGGGATAAATACCTCACATCCATTTGCATCGAATAAATTTAATAGAAGATTTCAAAACCAAATCGATAGAACTCTCTCGTTTTGCCGAAATATTATCGGTATTTCTAATATGTTCTTTTCATGTAAATTACTTGTTATAGCGATTTCACTTATATCACTGGTTGCTCCGGGATTGCAAGCAAGTGGACTTTTTTTTCCAGGCAAATTCAATCCAGAACTCAAGGCCAAACTATCAAAATGCGAAATAGCTCCGCTTCCTCCCTTTCGATTCGAACTTTCTGATTTCGATGAGAAAAACATCATAAACCTAACCAAAAAAATGCGAGCAAGATCCATTATCGAAGGTGAAGCAAGAGGACGGTCAATAACTTGTATACGCAACTTAGTTCTAACAGACATTGAATTCAACCAAATGGATGGTGCATTGAATTCAATGTTTAAAGTTGAATCTCAGTTATTGTTTACTTATGGAAGATGGCTTGAGTCCCAATCAGGCTTGGACTTGAGTGATGTAAGGAAATTCCTACAATCGAGATATGAACTGAATAATTTGATTCAATCAAGCACCAGAGAGAAAATTATTGATGTAACAGTTGATGAACAATCTGTAATCAATGCAGATTTTGCGACAATGTATCACTCAGTGCTAAGAACTTATTTCGAATATATTTATAACTTAGACGATTACAGTAGAACTAGATATTTTCAGGCAAAGAAGGGATAAAACATGAAAGAAAAAATAGGAATCGCATCTGACCATGGTGGATTTGATCTAAAAGAAGTTATAAGAAAAGATCTAACCGATAAAGTTGACCTAATTGATTTGGGAACATTTAGTACGGAAAGCGTCGACTATCCAACTGTGATCGGCAATGCTTGCAAAGATCTTTTAGCTGGTAAGGTTGATCGCCTAATACTTTTATGTGGAACGGGAATTGGTGCGTCCATTACTGCAAATCGCTATCATGGAATTCGAGCGGCGCTAGTTCATGATGAGTTTACAGCCGAAATGTCAAGAAGGCATAATAATTCGAATGCAATTGTTTTGGGTGGAAGAGTTTTGGGAGTAGATCTTGCGAAGCGAATCGTTGATAAATGGCTAGTAACCGATTTCGAAGCAGGTAGACACGAAAAACGCATCAATCTGATCGAAGAAATCACCAAATCATGAATTTCTACTAGATCATTTGCCAAAATAAGTTTTTCCAATTTGCAAATGATGACGATCATAGAATCAGAGCCTATTTATGCAAATTCGATCTAAATTCATTCGTATTTATACAATTCTAACATTTGCATTTTGTTTGATTTTAGCCCTAATTCCCAATTCAGCATTGATCTCAGATCCAGCTCAAAAGATTTCTTCGATCTCATTGAATTGGAAAGATTTTAAATTGGATGGTTTGCAAATGGAAGCAGACACGCACGGTCTGCAATACCTTCAACTTGAAGATAGAAAAATTATGGGCGAAGCATACCACAATGATTTTGAAAAAAATCAAGATGGATATCTACTTGACTCGTCAATTTTTTACAAGGGCAATTCTTCTGCAAGATTCACAGGTACTGGAAGTCAATTAAAAATTTCTCGAGGAACGAATGGACTTTTCCTTGAACCAGAAATTAGAGAGGATCTTTATTTTTCTTTTTATATCTATCCTTCTGCAATGCAGGACCATTCGGTTCTCATGGAAAGAACTATTTTCCGAAGTGGGTTAGAGTATGGATTTCGCTTGTTGCTCAAAGGCAAAACATTAGAAATTGATCTATTGAAATTTTTACAAACGACTACTTTCAAACCTGAATCCGAAACAATAATTGCAAATAATAATCTAAAACCTAGATCTTGGAATCATGTTATTGTCGAATTTAGACCGAGCGACAACACTGTTTTGCTTTTTTTGAATGGAAGAGAAGTCGGAAGAAATTCCAAGACTTCTGGTGAGATCATAGGTTTCGGTTTCCATCCAGACGATAAGACACCACTTCTAGTCGGTAAAAATTTCTATGGCAATCTAGATGAGTTTGTAATCGCAAGAGGACAATCGAATATCGATCACCTAAATTCTAGTTATGCGAAATTAGACTATGATCCGAATTCAAAAAATCCAAATCAAAAATTTGGAACAGCGCTATCTCCTGTTTATAAAACAGAATTCAGCCATGCCTCCCTTTTAAAATCTCAAATCGAATCGAAACTTCCAAAAGATTCACTACTCGAAATTTGGTTTCGAGCTTCTTTAGAACCCTTTGCAGCTTATGAATCGAGTTATACTAAAAATCTTCAATGGAATCCTTTAGAAGAATTCCTTAAGAAAAAGCCGTGTGCATTGGGCTCTTACAATCAATTGGAAAATTGCTTTCGATACTATCAATGGAAAGTAATTATGCGCTCCGATCCTAATGGAGAAAATTCTCCCAAATTGAGTGCCATTCATTCTTACATCAATCTTAGTTTACCACCAAAGCAGATTACTGGAGTTAAATTTCTTGATTCTAAATCAGAATTGAAAAAAAATCAAGTCTGCCTTCAATGGAATGCAAGTGATAATCCTTTGGTCTGGAATGGCGGCGGATATTTAATACATTTTGGATTCGAAAAGAATACGATCGTTGCAACAATTCCCTATAAACAAGAAAACAATTCTCAGGAATCCAGTTCGAAAACTGAAACAAGACCGAGTACGATGCAAACTTGTTTAAATAATGAAATCATTAGTTCTCAGGCAGAAAATTTTGCTCAAGAACAAAACCTGCCTTTTTTCTCGGCTGGTAAAACTGTATACTTTAGAGTGTCTGGATACAATCGATTCTGGTCTTGGACAGGTTCAGGTAAAGACCAAGTCGGAAAATTATCTGAACCTGTTGTAGTTAGTTTTCCAACGACAGGTCAATAATTTTTATCCAAGATTGCTCTGGAATCTTGGACTTCCAACATAAGATAGTTTCCATATTTCGATTGATAGCAACGCATAATTCCAATACTTCCAAACCTTGCATATTGAGCTGCGCCGAAAGTTTTGCGTATAGATTCAAATCATCTTTATTGATTGGATAGATCTCGTCACATAATATTCCCGATTGATTGAGAAACTCTTTCTGATCTTCTGGAGATCCAGAAATTTTACCTTGGATTACTTCAAAAATAGATATGGCTGTAACGAAAAATTTATGATTCTTCTGAATATAATCTTCGAGTTGAGTTAACAGCTTCTTACTGGAATCATCAGCAAGCATTAAGGCAGTAAGAGTTGAGTAAGCAAGTAGATGATTCACGATTCAGATTCCGAAATATCCATATTCGAAGCTAGAGATCGGATTCGTCGAAGTGCAGTTATTCGATCATAATTGGTCTTTTTGGTGATCTCATTTTGTATGGCAACTCTTGCCAATTCACTTGAAGATAATCCTCTAACATCTGCTTGATGTTTCAAGAGCTGCAACTCCTCATCTGAGAATAAAATTGTAAATCTTTTATCAACTTTAGCCAATATCAATCCTCAACATTGAGTTCTTTTTCCGCTTGGATGAATTTTCTCCATTGGAGATCAGCATCTGCATATTGACCCATCGAATCATATATGGCTCCCATATTATAATAGGCATCCGTTAAGGTAAAATCTTTTTTGACTGCGCGCTCATATAGCTTAATTGCCTTTTCCTTATTACCTCCATACCATTCTGCCGTTGCCCATTGGAACAGCCATTTTCCTAGACTAGGATCACGAGGACGCACCATTTCAAAATGCGTAACATTTTCTTCAAAAATTTTCGCACTCTCACTATAGTTGCTTTTGATTTTTTTCCATTTCTGGATTCTAGAGTAGCTATCTTCATCACGCATAGGAATGGGAAGATCTTCTCTGAGTAGCAGTGCTTGCGCAAAAACCAATCGCATATAGATCTCTGCTGGCTGCACTTCCAAGTATTTTTCTAGATAGGGAATGGATTCAGAATACTTTTCTGATTTAAATAGTTCATATGATTTCTTTTTTAAATCTCGCGTAAGAGTTGCTTTCTCTGTTGCAGAAATTTCAAAAAAAGATAAAAATAAAAATAAATTAAATATAAAGAAGTATATTTTCGCCATTGGCTGGATACAATTTTGTTGAGATCGAAAATCCAATCGGATCTTCTTCGAGCAATTCACGGATTTTAGGTTCCATATTCTTGCCAGACAAAAGTAGAATACTATCAAGTGAGAGCTCTAGCAGTTTATCGCTTGCCCCAAGTTCATGAAGTAAGTTGCTAATCAATTGTCTTTTGAGATAATAAATATTGGGAGTTTCTTTGTATTTTAAAATTTTAAGCTTGGTAACATAAGCTTGGTCTAGTCCTTCACCAATAGCAGACCGAAACAGATGAATCGTGCGCGTTAACATGTCATCAATTGAGATCATTGCACCTAACTTTTCACTACGATATCTCGCCAAAGCGGGTGCGATTAAAACAATTTTATTTCTGAGCATTTCCAGCCAACGATCCGTGATCACTAAATCGTTCACTTGATTCTTGGAATCGACATCATTTTTATGAACCTTTTGTTGGAAGGCAACGAGACAAGCATCGACTCCATTTTCGGTTATAAAAAAGAAATAAACTTTGGACCAATAGGACAGAGATTCCACAGAGAATTTTTTAGAGAAAAATGGATCCGATAGAAGCTCGGGTGTAAATTCCAATTCAAACAATCCAAATTCATTGGGTTTGATAAATGGATCGTTCTTGAGAAATATAAAATTCTTGCGAGTGATACTGTCCAGTCCATGCGACATTTCACAAAAATAAGCTCCCGTGTCGTATGAGAGAAAATGCCATGAGAAAAATTCAATGCCAACTCGATCCAATAGAAAAGCAGTATAATCTAATATTCCGGAATCTTGAATTCTTCGCTCCGGAATATGGACTTTGGATAACCACTTGAATTCTTCTTTTTTTTCTGGAGCAACTAGATTCTTAAAAATATGCAAAATAGAATCTTTTGATACAGGAAGGGTTGTTGCGTTTCCAGGTGATTTTACTCGATCCACTAAATCTTTTAGTTCCGTGTTGAAAATCGCTGATCGTTTTTTTTCTAATTCGATAGGTAAGGTTGATGTAGATGTCGCCGAGTCCTTTGCTTCATTTGCTGAGTGTTCTTGATGCGCAGGTTTATTCGAAATAAGACTTGGTTCTGGATAAGTTGCCTGGCTCTGTGTCAGCTCTGAGTCAGGTTTACTTTTGCCTTGACTTGCGGAGGATTGACTGGTAGTTTGAGTGCTCGGGCTACCATTACCTTCAATTGAAAGAATCGACCTAGAAGAGATCTTTCCCATTAAATGGTTTCGAATCCGATTTGGAGATAGAATTTCTGGTTGTCTCTTCTTCATTTAGTTGGTTACATCTGAAAACTAACAGAATCGTTTATATGATCAAGCGAATTTCTACTTTTTATATTCGGTCTTTTTGCATTTTTATCAAATATTATGGGGTCTAAAAGCTAATGATTTTTTATGTTTTCTTGGATGGGATTGGATTTGGCAGAAACGATACTGATACCAATCCTTTTGCCAGGTTCAGTCAGAATTTTTTTCTACCACTTGCGTCGAAAGCACAATCCCTTCCGCAATTGACCTATATAGAAACAGATGCCTGTCTCGGAGTAACGGGTCTTCCGCAAAGTGCAACCGGACAAACTGCACTCTGGACAGGAGTCAATGGAGCAAAAACCATCAACCGACATCTTAGCGGTTTCCCAAGTTTCACTCTCAAAAAAATCATAGCTAAGCATTCGATTGTAAAAGTTTTAAATCAGAATGGAGTCAAAGCTGATCTATTGAATAGCTACTCTCCAAAATATTTTGAAAAAATAAAAGAAAACCCACGCTACGTTTCGGCATCCACCTTAGTTCAAATGGCTAGCAATCGGCCTCTCAAGACTTTCGAAGATTTACGAGAAGGACGAGGAATCTACATGGATATCACACACGAGATTCTTATCCAAATGGGACGCGGAGAGATTCCAGAATGGGATCCTTTGATGCAAGTTAGAAATGCATATGATGTTGGATATTCGATTCCTTCACGATTTGGAGATTACGGATTGTGTATATACGAATACTTCATTACGGATAAGGTTGGACACGACCAGAATTGGGATCACGCGAACAAAGTGATTCATGAATTGGAAGAATTTTTTCGTGGATATCTGGATGCAATGGATCCAGAGAGAGATACTTTGATTGTAACTTCCGATCACGGCAATCTAGAAGACTTAACGACAAGCAGACATACGACCAATCCTGTACCAACAATTCTTGCTGGTGCCAAGGCCAAAGACTTAAAAAATAGCATCAATAGTCTAACGGATATTACACCATCTATTTATAAAATTTTAAATTTGGATCAAGCGCTATTGGATCTAGATAAATCCAATTTTCATAATTATCGAATCGAATCTCTTTAAGATTAAAGTATATCCTTATCGATCCAAAATTTTTGATTCGTGATTCTATTAGAAAACTAGATCCACATCATCCATGTCTTTGGATAGATCATCCGTAGTTTTAGTTCCGGGAGCAAAATCTTCTTTTTCGCGTATCTGATCAAGAGCTTCTTTCTTCCAAGCTATAGCTCGTTCAGATACGTGATTTTTCGGATACTTGTCAACAGCAACTTGGAAAACGTTCGCCGCTTGGGCAAACTTTCCTTGTTTGAAATAAATTGTTCCTTTCTTATAAAGTGCTTCTTGATCTAGCGTATAGACACTATTATTTAGAACTTTATTGATATATTGAATTGCTTCAGTCTGCTTACCTAACGCATCATATGAAGAAGCAATGTAGTACAGAGAGCTTTCCACTGTAGTTGGACTATGTCCTAACTCAACAGATTTTTGAAAGTATTCAATTGCTTTATAATATTGCTTATTAGCAAAATATTTTTTGGCTTGCTCATAGACATCTGATTTGTATTCGGAAGAAACTTTCGGATCAGTGCCATCCATTTTGGAAGACTCATCTAAGTATTCATCGAATAGATCAAATGCAGCCCAGTCTTTGCCTTGTTTCTTTAGCACTCGACCCAAGCCGATTTTAGCTTCCGTAAAGTTGCTATCTTCTTGAACTGCAAGCAAGTAGTTCTTACGAGATGTCTCCCAAACTTTCTGGGAATAATAATAGTCTCCGAGCGATTTAAATACTTGAGATCGAATTTTACGATCTGTACTTGTTCGCAGAACGCTATCTAGGTGAACTCTACCTTCGTTCTCACGATTCATTCTTAATAAGAGATCTCCAAGCGATACACCCAATTGCTCTTGCTCATTTAGTGTAAGGTCTCTTGATCGATTCAATTCCTGGTAGATTTCTAAAGATCTGTATTTATCTCCATTTTTTTCTAATGCCTTACCCAAATTGTAACGAATTCGAAAATCATATTGCGGATTGTGTTTGCCACTCAATTCGGAGAATATGGTAACAGCCTTCAGTCTAGATTGCTCCCCAGATTGCTTGAGGTATTCTTCTCCTGAGAGAATTTTTTCTAGAACAGAATCGTTCGACACCATGTCGGTCTGGAATACTGTTTGGTATACTCCAGTAAGAAGTCCAGCACTGATCAACAAAAACCCAGTTAATAATACAATTGATTTATTCATTAATTGCCCCTACCTAATTTCGAGAGAGTCTGATTTTTCCAAAATATTGCCCTATCATGATTGAAATGGTGGGTTTCCTTTTTGAGGAATAGTGATAGAGCTTTATTGTATTCGCTCATTCTAAAATAAGACATTCCCGCATAAAAATACGCTTTTCCCCTGAGATCTATATCTGTTTCGTTCTGCAGATATTTATGTAGATTCGATACAGCATGTTTGTATTTTTTCTTGGCATAGGTTTCTCGCAAAATTTTATCAAGTTCTGAAAAATCACCCGAGTCAACAATTGAGGTTAAATCATCTGGATTTTTTACAAGATTTTCCTTGTTGGTCTCAGTAGGTTTTTCAACCGTTGCAGGCTCTTCTTCAGTCTTAAATTTTGGAACATCAGTTGGATTTGTCTTTGTTGTATTATCGTTTCCGTTCGAAGAATTATTGGCTACTTGATTCTCTTTCGGAAGTTCTGGATCGATATCACGATCAAAAATATAACGAAAATATGACGATCCCTCAACTACATTAAAATCTTCTGCGATACCTGACTTCTTTGCTGTAATTGCAAAATACAAACTCTCAACTGGCTTGATCTCTTTGATTGCTAAGTTCAGTTTTGGATGAGAAACCACACCCACTTTCAAGACTGAACCTCCTGTAAATGAGTTAACACCAGAATCAAAACTGCGAGTTGAGGCATAGATAGAATACTGCGTTGTCCCATCTGCATTGACAGGTGGATTCCATTTCAAAGTAGCTCCCTTACCTACTCTTTCATAACCAAATCCCTGCACTTGGAATCTGTTAATATCTTCAGTTGGAATTTCTGATGAGCTATTTGTATTTTCGACCGATGAAGGTTTGGTGTCTTGAACGAGTTCAGTCTGTCCGCGTTTGTCTTTGATATAGAATATTCGAACAAATGATTTTCCCTTTTCTAATGGTAAGACTTCATCCATTCCGCTTTCTTTCACGGACACGCCATAATACAATGTTTGTGACTTTTCTAAATCTTGATCTAGATAGGTTGTTACTGGATGAGAAATTTCTGCAAGCTTATCTGCCTTCTTCATTTCATTCAAAGTAGACATTGGAGATTGTGATCGATAGATAGAATAAACAGTCTGACCTGATATAGCATTCCAAGGCGG of Leptospira sp. GIMC2001 contains these proteins:
- the serC gene encoding 3-phosphoserine/phosphohydroxythreonine transaminase, whose product is MHMKTSTIYNFNAGPAMLPVAVIQKAQEEFLDYQGTGMSIMEMSHRGSVFQNVLDTAESDLRELIGIPKDYSVVFCPGGATLQFSAVALNLLNAEETASYSLTGVWSVKAFKEAKKFANLVTNIFDGEKTSFRTIPDIKESDLHPASRFLYLTSNNTIYGTRYAKFPDVSIPIVADMTSELLSRQIDINRFGVIFAGAQKNIGPSGLTVLIVRNDLLREMRHPIPVLLDWKILAKNQSLYNTPPTYSIYIAGLVFSWLKELGGIAAIEKINEEKANKLYTYLDSSGFYEVPITQPYRSTMNVVFHLKNKDLEKNFVEESENFGLFGLQGHRDAGGMRASIYNAMPIEGVDQLIEFLKGFEKKWG
- the rpiB gene encoding ribose 5-phosphate isomerase B; this encodes MKEKIGIASDHGGFDLKEVIRKDLTDKVDLIDLGTFSTESVDYPTVIGNACKDLLAGKVDRLILLCGTGIGASITANRYHGIRAALVHDEFTAEMSRRHNNSNAIVLGGRVLGVDLAKRIVDKWLVTDFEAGRHEKRINLIEEITKS
- a CDS encoding LamG-like jellyroll fold domain-containing protein — encoded protein: MQIRSKFIRIYTILTFAFCLILALIPNSALISDPAQKISSISLNWKDFKLDGLQMEADTHGLQYLQLEDRKIMGEAYHNDFEKNQDGYLLDSSIFYKGNSSARFTGTGSQLKISRGTNGLFLEPEIREDLYFSFYIYPSAMQDHSVLMERTIFRSGLEYGFRLLLKGKTLEIDLLKFLQTTTFKPESETIIANNNLKPRSWNHVIVEFRPSDNTVLLFLNGREVGRNSKTSGEIIGFGFHPDDKTPLLVGKNFYGNLDEFVIARGQSNIDHLNSSYAKLDYDPNSKNPNQKFGTALSPVYKTEFSHASLLKSQIESKLPKDSLLEIWFRASLEPFAAYESSYTKNLQWNPLEEFLKKKPCALGSYNQLENCFRYYQWKVIMRSDPNGENSPKLSAIHSYINLSLPPKQITGVKFLDSKSELKKNQVCLQWNASDNPLVWNGGGYLIHFGFEKNTIVATIPYKQENNSQESSSKTETRPSTMQTCLNNEIISSQAENFAQEQNLPFFSAGKTVYFRVSGYNRFWSWTGSGKDQVGKLSEPVVVSFPTTGQ
- a CDS encoding plasmid mobilization protein: MILAKVDKRFTILFSDEELQLLKHQADVRGLSSSELARVAIQNEITKKTNYDRITALRRIRSLASNMDISESES
- a CDS encoding metalloenzyme, which gives rise to MIFYVFLDGIGFGRNDTDTNPFARFSQNFFLPLASKAQSLPQLTYIETDACLGVTGLPQSATGQTALWTGVNGAKTINRHLSGFPSFTLKKIIAKHSIVKVLNQNGVKADLLNSYSPKYFEKIKENPRYVSASTLVQMASNRPLKTFEDLREGRGIYMDITHEILIQMGRGEIPEWDPLMQVRNAYDVGYSIPSRFGDYGLCIYEYFITDKVGHDQNWDHANKVIHELEEFFRGYLDAMDPERDTLIVTSDHGNLEDLTTSRHTTNPVPTILAGAKAKDLKNSINSLTDITPSIYKILNLDQALLDLDKSNFHNYRIESL
- a CDS encoding tetratricopeptide repeat protein; this translates as MNKSIVLLTGFLLISAGLLTGVYQTVFQTDMVSNDSVLEKILSGEEYLKQSGEQSRLKAVTIFSELSGKHNPQYDFRIRYNLGKALEKNGDKYRSLEIYQELNRSRDLTLNEQEQLGVSLGDLLLRMNRENEGRVHLDSVLRTSTDRKIRSQVFKSLGDYYYSQKVWETSRKNYLLAVQEDSNFTEAKIGLGRVLKKQGKDWAAFDLFDEYLDESSKMDGTDPKVSSEYKSDVYEQAKKYFANKQYYKAIEYFQKSVELGHSPTTVESSLYYIASSYDALGKQTEAIQYINKVLNNSVYTLDQEALYKKGTIYFKQGKFAQAANVFQVAVDKYPKNHVSERAIAWKKEALDQIREKEDFAPGTKTTDDLSKDMDDVDLVF
- a CDS encoding tetratricopeptide repeat protein; translated protein: MNAISSKFAIVLLFSFCLEIHAEGLFNREPDRTDIGNLRASILPDKKSAYLVWDPPAKEEEIIIARSNSIIDTPEKLYVADSLGRFFTGGKNSITNLYDYNLKPGSYYYAIVSVDDVRKRKIKLLANQNFTTDSVDIDESSPEKSSPLVVTNSNKNDKTKSIGALFLKAEMSNIRLNWVPPWNAISGQTVYSIYRSQSPMSTLNEMKKADKLAEISHPVTTYLDQDLEKSQTLYYGVSVKESGMDEVLPLEKGKSFVRIFYIKDKRGQTELVQDTKPSSVENTNSSSEIPTEDINRFQVQGFGYERVGKGATLKWNPPVNADGTTQYSIYASTRSFDSGVNSFTGGSVLKVGVVSHPKLNLAIKEIKPVESLYFAITAKKSGIAEDFNVVEGSSYFRYIFDRDIDPELPKENQVANNSSNGNDNTTKTNPTDVPKFKTEEEPATVEKPTETNKENLVKNPDDLTSIVDSGDFSELDKILRETYAKKKYKHAVSNLHKYLQNETDIDLRGKAYFYAGMSYFRMSEYNKALSLFLKKETHHFNHDRAIFWKNQTLSKLGRGN